In Lolium perenne isolate Kyuss_39 chromosome 5, Kyuss_2.0, whole genome shotgun sequence, the sequence CATACAAATACAATGATACATGGGTTAATCCCCCGCAGTCAGGACAGAATTCGGACAACAGTGATGGTGCGGAACAAGAATGCTCTCAACCTGACATTCCTGATAATCGCGAGGATCCAAATGTTGCTAGCACAGTTGATTTAGCAGGAGAAGAAAGTGATGGAGAAGTAAGGTCAATGGAAGAAGATATTGTACAAGAATTGTCTCACCAAGATATCAAAATATATCTTGAGAATGAAAGTCTAAAGACCGCTCAAACATGCAGTCAGGAGGTGCGTAGTCACCATGTACCACATATTGATCAGGTTTTTGATACACATGAGCCTGCTTTTGAGTTCTACAACACTTATTCAGAGATAATTGGGTTTTCAGCTAAAATAGCAGGAAACTATCATTGCAGAAAGAATAATAAAGTGACTAGGTATACTTTCAAATGCAACCGCTCTGGGAAAGTTCTGGATGGAGAAACTAAagcataaaggaagaggaaaagaGATCTCAAGAGGCAAGTGAGGTTGCTGGTCAACCGTGGCCGCGGATGGGATCCAGCTGGAAAGGACACTACAAGAGAATTGGCATGTAGAGACACTATTTTGGTCCAATAGAGACACTTAAATTGCTCTTACGTAGTTATAGAGGCACTTTACATATTGTCTCAAAAGTGTCACTACGGGCGGTGTCTCTACGTGCTAGGGACAATAGTAATAATGTCTTTACATTTTAGAAGACATAAAATAGGCATTATATTGTGTCTCTAGTGTAATTAAATGTGAAGAAACCATGTGAAAAGCAATACTCGAACTCATGACCTTAATGATTAAGACTTAATCCATTAACCATCTCACCCTTTCACAAGTATATGTTGATACTTGGAACAAATTTCTAATTAGTATTGCCCACCATGGCCCAAACATATAACAAATGTCTCTAGTAAACAAGCAAAATGCCTCAAACATTGCCTCTAGAGGAAAAGTAAAGACATACAATCAAGTGTCTCATGGATTGCCTCTTGATAACTTATCTGTGACACTTTTGGAGTGTCTCATAAGTTGTCTATAGAATGAAAATTGCAGTACCTTACAGAAATGTCTCAACTAATGTCCCTACATTTGAGACTATTTCTGAAGTGTCTCAAAAAGTGCCACTACAATATGCAATATGTCTTAATGTGATTTTTAATGAGGCAAAGTAGGAAGTGTCTCTAGTAAAATGTCTCTATGGAAGGTTTTTCTTGTAGTGGGATCTCcacgcgaggaggaggagggcagcGCCACCCCATCGTCATGAAGAGCTCCGTCTTGAATGCCCATGTCAGGGTGAGATGATGGCGCCACAGAGCCATTAGGGCGCTGCAGATCCGGCGTTTCCGGAACCATTGATGAGGACGAGGACGTGGAAGGGCGCCTCGTCGCGGAGATCTGGAGGCTCCCGAACCAGAAATCCTCCGGGAAACCTGTCGGGGAGTCGAAGCCTGGGGGAGATgcaacgaggaggaggacgaggccgaGCCTACCTGGGCCGAGGACGCAGAGGCGTGCGGGGATGCGCGGGCGTGTCGCATGAGCTCCACCATTCTGTCTCTAGCTCGCAGAAGTACAAATTAAAACTGAAAGAAGTCCacatcaccccccccccccccccccccaagtatTGTGTTTGGGGCAATACTGCAATAGACCCCCCTAAGTTTGGATTGAAGCACTTAACCCCCTAAGTATGGGATACACATTACCCCTCTGGCTACCGATGGTGGTTTTGCTAGCTGTTTTGCTGACTAATGAAACCAGACGACTGGAGCAGCGAGCCCTCCAAATATATTTTACAGAGCAATGACGCGGTGAAGATACATAATATATCCAACTATTTGGGCCACCAATGGGCTGCGTGGAGCCCGATTAGTCGATCACCACCACTCGTTAACTCACGAAGCTGCCTTTTTGAACGCCACGCGTCGGCTTGGCACCGGCTGTTCCGTTCCAACGTGGCAGTCGGCACCCGCCCCCACGCATATTTTCAACGCGTCACGCAAAAACTATATAAGACTGCCCTCCACACAGCACGTTGAGTTACCCGCCACTCTGAGCTCGAGCTCAAGCTCGACAATCCAGCCTGCCACGGTGCCACCACACCCTGATCCATCAAGTCGACAGTCCAGCAGCAAGCCATAAGCCAGCAATGGATAGCATGGGCGGCGCCGAGCAATGGAGCTCCCCTTCCTCCCCGTCTTCGCAGCGGAAGCGCCCAGCAGGGCGCACCAAGTTCAAGGAGACGCGGCACCCGGTGTACCGCGGCGTGCGGCGCAGGGGCAGCGCCGGCCGGTGGGTCTGCGAGGTGCGCGTCCCCGGCAAGCGCGGCGAGCGGCTCTGGCTCGGGACCTACGTCACCGCCGAGGCCGCTGCGCGCGGGCACGACGCCGCCATGCTCGCGCTGGGAGGACGCTCCGCCCTGTGCCTCAACTTCGCCGACTCCGCGCGGCTTCTCGCCGTCCCGTCCGGGCTCGCTGACCTCGCGGCCGTCCGGCGCGCGGCGCTCGCGGCCGTCGCGGACTTCCAGCGCCGGGAGGCCGCCTATTGCGCCGCGGACGAGATCGACACCTCCAG encodes:
- the LOC127298320 gene encoding dehydration-responsive element-binding protein 1H-like codes for the protein MDSMGGAEQWSSPSSPSSQRKRPAGRTKFKETRHPVYRGVRRRGSAGRWVCEVRVPGKRGERLWLGTYVTAEAAARGHDAAMLALGGRSALCLNFADSARLLAVPSGLADLAAVRRAALAAVADFQRREAAYCAADEIDTSSASAPSSADNAGSSATSLPSALDELFELPAAAVLGSDMYDFELDMSGEMDLGSYYADFAEGMLLDPPPHESTEACSDGGADYAALWSHY